The following proteins are co-located in the [Pasteurella] mairii genome:
- the glf gene encoding UDP-galactopyranose mutase translates to MTFDYLIIGAGLFGSIFAHEATKRGKKCLVIEKRDHIGGNCYTQNVEGINVHKYGAHIFHTSNKMVWDYIQQFAEFNRFTNSPVARYKNELYSLPFNMFTFNKMWGGVITPQEAEAKIKEQIAQENITEPKNLEEQAISLVGRDIYEKLIKGYTEKQWGRKCTELPAFIIKRLPVRYTYDNNYFYDTYQGIPIGGYTGIFEKMLDGIEVKLNVDFFANREYYENLADKIVFTGMIDEYFNYQFGKLEYRSLHFDNEVLDVANYQGNAVVNYTEAEVPYTRIIEHKHFEYGTQPQTVITREYSKEYEEGDEPYYPINDESNNELYAKYKALADQQSKVIFGGRLAQYKYFDMHNIIAEALDCVEKHFQK, encoded by the coding sequence ATGACGTTTGATTATCTTATTATTGGTGCCGGTCTTTTTGGTTCAATTTTTGCTCATGAAGCGACAAAGCGCGGTAAAAAATGTTTAGTTATTGAAAAACGTGATCATATTGGTGGCAATTGCTACACTCAAAATGTAGAAGGGATTAATGTACATAAATATGGCGCGCATATTTTTCACACGAGTAATAAAATGGTTTGGGATTATATTCAACAATTTGCTGAATTTAACCGTTTTACTAATTCACCTGTAGCACGTTATAAGAATGAGCTTTATAGTTTGCCATTTAATATGTTCACTTTTAATAAGATGTGGGGGGGGGTAATTACACCACAAGAGGCAGAGGCAAAAATTAAAGAGCAAATTGCACAAGAAAATATTACTGAACCTAAAAATTTAGAAGAACAAGCAATTTCACTTGTTGGTCGTGATATTTATGAGAAGTTAATTAAAGGTTATACCGAGAAACAATGGGGGCGTAAATGTACTGAACTTCCTGCATTTATTATTAAACGTTTGCCTGTGCGTTATACTTATGATAACAACTATTTCTATGATACTTATCAAGGTATTCCAATTGGTGGGTATACCGGAATTTTTGAAAAAATGTTAGATGGTATTGAGGTAAAACTCAATGTAGATTTTTTTGCTAACCGTGAATATTATGAAAATCTAGCAGATAAGATTGTTTTTACTGGTATGATTGATGAGTATTTTAACTATCAGTTTGGAAAATTAGAATATCGCAGTTTACATTTTGATAATGAAGTATTAGACGTGGCAAATTACCAAGGTAATGCAGTGGTAAATTATACAGAAGCAGAAGTCCCTTATACTCGTATTATTGAACATAAACATTTTGAATATGGTACACAACCTCAAACAGTGATCACTCGAGAGTATTCTAAAGAGTATGAAGAGGGAGATGAGCCATATTATCCAATTAATGATGAAAGCAATAATGAGCTTTATGCGAAATATAAGGCTTTAGCCGATCAGCAATCAAAAGTTATTTTTGGTGGTCGTTTGGCGCAATATAAATATTTTGATATGCATAATATTATTGCAGAGGCATTAGATTGTGTCGAGAAACATTTTCAAAAATAG
- the epsL gene encoding sugar transferase, producing the protein MCRETFSKIDGLMMNKELASKLILIITDLCTIFVSLVLSLEILSIYTGQVNRYLPNNQMDGRILIHLLLSIIGVAWFWIRLRHYTYRKPYWFELKEVIRTLIILAVVELSIIAFSKLHFSRYLWVLTWAIALVIVPTSRIIVKKLLIKSKLYIKNTVIIGSGKNAIDAYNALTAESYLGLKVAFFVKSVASDVECLSIPVITTDKMWEMANRKQTYFVIALENGESELRDIWLRELAKRKCYSVSVIPTLRGLPLYSTDMSFLFSYEVMLLRVNNNLAKRSSHFIKRMMDILGSLAIIAVLSPILLYLYFTIRKDGGSAIYGHPRIGRDGKEFKCLKFRSMVINSKEVLEELLQNNPEARAEWDKDFKLKNDPRITKIGHFIRKTSLDELPQLFNVLKGEMSLVGPRPIVKEELERYHGDVDYYLMAKPGMTGLWQVSGRNDVDYETRVYFDSWYVKNWSMWNDIAILFKTVNVVLKRDGAY; encoded by the coding sequence TTGTGTCGAGAAACATTTTCAAAAATAGATGGACTTATGATGAACAAAGAGTTGGCTTCTAAACTGATTTTGATTATAACAGATTTATGTACAATTTTTGTTTCTCTTGTTTTATCTCTTGAGATTCTAAGTATATATACTGGGCAAGTAAATCGATATTTGCCAAATAACCAAATGGATGGACGAATTTTAATTCATCTTTTATTGAGTATTATTGGCGTAGCTTGGTTTTGGATTCGTCTAAGACATTATACATATAGAAAGCCCTATTGGTTTGAATTAAAAGAGGTTATTAGGACCTTAATCATTTTAGCTGTGGTTGAGTTATCTATAATTGCATTTTCTAAACTACATTTCTCTCGTTACTTATGGGTGTTAACATGGGCGATCGCCTTAGTTATTGTGCCTACAAGTAGAATTATAGTTAAAAAACTATTAATTAAATCTAAATTATATATTAAGAATACAGTAATTATTGGTAGTGGAAAAAATGCAATTGATGCTTATAATGCACTTACTGCAGAGAGTTATCTTGGGCTAAAGGTGGCATTTTTTGTTAAATCTGTAGCATCAGATGTAGAGTGTTTATCTATACCTGTTATCACTACAGATAAAATGTGGGAGATGGCAAATAGAAAACAAACTTATTTTGTCATAGCGCTGGAAAATGGAGAAAGTGAACTTAGAGACATTTGGCTAAGAGAATTAGCAAAACGTAAATGTTATTCTGTTTCAGTAATACCTACATTAAGAGGTTTACCTTTATATAGTACGGATATGTCATTTTTGTTTAGTTATGAAGTGATGTTACTTAGAGTCAATAATAATTTGGCAAAACGTTCGTCTCATTTTATAAAAAGAATGATGGATATTCTAGGCTCCCTTGCAATTATTGCTGTGCTTTCCCCTATTTTGTTATATTTGTATTTTACTATTAGAAAAGATGGCGGTAGTGCAATTTATGGGCATCCAAGAATTGGAAGGGATGGAAAAGAGTTTAAGTGTTTGAAGTTCAGATCTATGGTGATAAATTCTAAAGAAGTTTTAGAAGAATTACTGCAAAATAACCCTGAAGCAAGAGCTGAATGGGATAAAGATTTTAAATTGAAAAATGATCCTCGTATTACTAAGATTGGACATTTTATTCGTAAAACTAGTTTAGATGAATTACCTCAGCTTTTTAATGTATTAAAAGGTGAAATGAGTTTAGTAGGACCTCGTCCTATCGTAAAAGAAGAGCTGGAACGGTATCATGGTGATGTAGATTATTATTTAATGGCAAAGCCAGGGATGACAGGGTTGTGGCAAGTGAGTGGTCGTAATGATGTAGATTATGAAACTCGGGTTTATTTTGATTCTTGGTATGTAAAAAATTGGTCCATGTGGAATGATATTGCGATTTTGTTTAAAACAGTAAATGTTGTTTTGAAAAGAGACGGAGCTTATTAA